DNA sequence from the Polyangia bacterium genome:
TTGTCGGTGGTCTTCTTGTCCCACTTGTCGACGTCAAAGGCGAAGCCGACGTCGGCGGGCGGCTCGGCGCCAAGGAATTTCAGGAAAGCGTAGTTGCCGAAGGCCACGTGCAAGTAGACCTCGGAGACCGAACGGACGCCCTTGTCCGGCCGCCAGGTCATCTTCTTGTCGGGCATCGACTCTTCCAGCGAGACCAGCTTCTTCTCGACGTCGGCCAGCTGACCCAGGAGGTCTTCCTGAAACGAACCAGTGGCAGCGCGCGCGTGAACACCGACGGCGAAGGCCGATCCGGCCAGGAGAATCGCAGTGAGGCGAGAGAGATTTTTTTTCATGCAGAGCTCCGATCGTGGTTTTGAGAGGATGGTTTCACGACGCCGACGCCGGCGCCGGTGAATGACGGCCAGCCATCGCGCCGTCGAGGATCAGCGAAAGCAGCATCACAGCGGCGCAACCGATGACGTTGTACCAGAGGAATCCGACGCTGGTAAATGCGAACACGGCGATCACCAGTGCCTCGGACAGCAGGG
Encoded proteins:
- a CDS encoding DinB family protein translates to MKKNLSRLTAILLAGSAFAVGVHARAATGSFQEDLLGQLADVEKKLVSLEESMPDKKMTWRPDKGVRSVSEVYLHVAFGNYAFLKFLGAEPPADVGFAFDVDKWDKKTTDKAEIKKVLEKSFEHVRATVKSLPDADLDKKIKLFGKYEMTERAALISLLGHENEHLGQSIAYARTNKVVPPWSKTGP